Part of the Candidatus Bathyarchaeota archaeon genome is shown below.
TCAGGTTCATGCCATCCGCTGGGCCAACCGAAATCGAAGAGGACGAGGTCTCCCTCCGATATATCTCCGTTTTTTCCCTCCCATGCCTTGACCTCTTCCACAGATACAAGTCCGTTCGCTTCTTTGCCCCTCATATCCAAGACAATACAGTCCCCGACCCATTTCTCAAGCGGGATTTTCTCTATTGTAGAGCCCTCTACTCCAGCGAGGTGAATAGGAGCATCAACATGTGTCCCAGCATGCTCAAAAATGAAGATCATAGCGGCGTTGAATCCATCCCTCATGACGGGTGTCATCCAAGTGATTCTGCTGTAGCGGGTGTGGGCGCCCGGCTTTGAATCATCTAGGGCGTGGGAGAGATCCACTATTTCGTACCCTTCCAAGGCTTTCGATATAGGTGACGCTTTCATGAATACCCTATGTAGTCACGACTGAAAATATTTCTGCTTAACGGACTTATTTGTTGGTTTTGGGCTTTGGGTCTTTAACGTTTCTGTTCTCTTTTCTCGGTTTTATACGTTCACCAGCACGTTATAGCGAGACATCTTGTGTACGCGGTCTGAAGGATGCCTCTAGAATCGTACGCGCCATAAAGCACGGCTCC
Proteins encoded:
- a CDS encoding cyclase family protein, which encodes MEGYEIVDLSHALDDSKPGAHTRYSRITWMTPVMRDGFNAAMIFIFEHAGTHVDAPIHLAGVEGSTIEKIPLEKWVGDCIVLDMRGKEANGLVSVEEVKAWEGKNGDISEGDLVLFDFGWPSGWHEPDPDDKFSYREDPGISEEVARYLVAKKVKLVGSDVPNLDASSDKKSPAHRALLDAHIAVLETMTNLEKLPPRGSFLIALPLNIVDGSGSPVRAVAYIPRL